From the Solea senegalensis isolate Sse05_10M linkage group LG16, IFAPA_SoseM_1, whole genome shotgun sequence genome, one window contains:
- the coch gene encoding cochlin: MFLLSQHTGPFFFFIIFISTAFGSESSVAYPVTCETRGADLTEDVVVVLCPPGCSQGQMSVFGTGIYASVSSVCGAALHRGALRAAGGPIRVHKLQGRNDYLSSYAHGIQSQPLTQWSSSFSLTKPVHVPLELTSNSSTTTQRPVKKPVKKPSVKKTVIGGNKDCQMDIAMVMDSSKNIGQRRFNLQKNFIIKLAAMLKVGPTGPHVGVIQASDSPRTEFLLTNYTQPKELLFAIKELSYQGGNTNTGKAIRHVAQTFYLQESGGRRGHPRVMVVLVDGWPSDDLDQAAMLARESGINVFLVSVARPAPEELAMVRDKDFAAKAVCKDNGFFSLVVPSWFSTNKFVKPLSQRLCSLDGLLCSKTCYNSVNIGFLIDGSSSVGDINFQLMLEFVTGIAQNFEISDIGARVGAVQFTYDQRLEFGLFDFSNKNDAINALKKIRYMSGGTATGGAISYAAQELFSRESGRGRNFLIVITDGQSYDDIAAPALEAQKQGITIFSVGVAWALMEDLKLMASKPKDDHSFFTREFTGLSEFVLPLVRGICRDFTENN; the protein is encoded by the exons ATGTTTCTGCTGAGTcaacacacag gtcccttcttcttcttcatcatcttcatctctaCAGCATTTGGCTCAGAATCCAGTG TGGCGTACCCAGTCACTTGTGAGACCCGTGGAGCTGACCTGACGGAGGACGTGGTGGTCGTCCTGTGTCCTCCCGGCTGCAGTCAGGGACAGATGTCTGTGTTTGGGACGGGGATCTACGCGTCGGTGTCGTCGGTGTGTGGAGCCGCGCTTCACAG GGGCGCTCTGAGAGCAGCCGGAGGACCAATCAGAGTCCACAAGCTGCAGGGACGAAACGACTACCTGAGCTCCTACGCCCACGGCATCCAATCACAACCTCTGACCCAGTGGAGCTCCTCCTTCAGCCTCACCA agcCTGTTCATGTTCCATTGGAGTTGACCAGTAACAGCAGTACCACCACTCAACGACCAG tgaaaAAGCCAGTGAAGAAGCCGTCAGTGAAGAAAACTGTGATTGGAGGAAACAAAG ATTGTCAGATGGACATCGCCATGGTGATGGACAGCAGTAAAAACATTGGACAGCGAAGGTTCAACCTGCAGAAGAACTTTATCATCAAACTGGCGGCCATGTTGAAAGTTGGACCAACCGGACCACATGTCGGTGTGATACAGGccag TGACTCTCCAAGGACAGAGTTCCTCTTGACAAACTACACTCAGCCTAAAGAGCTGCTGTTTGCCATCAAAGAGCTGAGTTACCAGGGAGGAAATACTaacacag GTAAAGCGATCAGACACGTGGCTCAGACCTTCTACCTGCAGGAGAGCGGCGGGAGGCGGGGTCATCCCCGTGTCATGGTGGTGCTGGTGGACGGGTGGCCGTCCGACGACCTGGACCAGGCGGCCATGTTGGCCCGAGAGTCCGGCATCAACGTCTTCCTGGTGTCTGTGGCCAGACCTGCACCAGAAGAGCTCGCCATGGTGCGAGACAAGGACTTTGCAGCCAag GCCGTGTGTAAGGACAACGGCTTCTTCAGCCTCGTCGTCCCCAGCTGGTTCAGCACCAACAAATTCGTCAAACCTCTGTCTCAGAGACTCTGCTCGCTGGACGGTCTGCTCTGCA GTAAAACATGCTACAACTCCGTCAACATCGGTTTCCTCATCGATGGATCTTCCAGCGTCGGAGACATAAACTTTCAGCTGATGCTGGAGTTTGTGACGGGAATCGCTCAGAACTTTGAAATCTCTGACATTGGAGCGCGCGTCG gtGCGGTGCAGTTCACCTACGACCAGCGACTggagtttggtttgtttgattTCTCGAACAAAAACGACGCCATCAACGCTCTGAAGAAGATTCGCTACATGAGCGGAGGAACGGCCACAGGGGGCGCCATCAGCTACGCAGCACAGGAGCTGTTCAG caGAGAATCAGGACGTGGGCGGAACTTCCTCATCGTGATCACTGACGGTCAGTCGTACGACGACATCGCCGCGCCGGCGCTGGAGGCACAGAAACaag GCATCACCATCTTCTCTGTGGGCGTGGCCTGGGCTCTTATGGAAGACCTCAAGTTGATGGCGTCGAAGCCGAAGGACGACCACAGCTTCTTCACCAGAGAGTTCACCGGACTGAGCGAGTTCGTGCTGCCGCTGGTTCGAGGAATCTGCCGAGACTTCACCGAGAACAACTGA
- the ccdc65 gene encoding dynein regulatory complex subunit 2, with protein sequence MPRKVKRGGVGGGGARGGGGAKTEEEKLVFLQQKVQAEEEMVKKKEEILTLFLKDKLQKEQRNSGVNLLKLDEGWRSILRQTRAAELRKDVDVLRQTFDRQLDGLDDVIKSLGRDLQEAELQSAQVRRLHLQHVERVRTVQDRHVTELQQQWDNNLQHLSSTFNKDRQQMLSHCERQRAQLDDAEFTLEQQHKKLMNDIVRVYSDSMAAYESAHHDQMAALVLEGKSTQTEKTQKNQQVLVLLCEETKLLDQTIADKLRLQQKKKVVKKVQVVAEVMTLSQQQLKETSSQTERDETDVVDDVKQKTRELRGQLTRGRSAAKKRLVDLSVQSDAATQRLQAAVVKGERVLRVAEMCRKLENAITPWSNHRAETEEEGGAKDTFPELRRATRHVTAALLQRDAARTERERLRRDNVQLRTLLRQHLDAMTLSDHAPLTVNHAPTTTTTMAPLDRRPTVVEAGHVVRETL encoded by the exons ATGCCAAGGAaggtgaagagaggaggagtaggaggaggaggagcaaggggaggaggaggagctaagacggaggaggagaaacTTGTGTTCCTGCAGCAGAAAGTTCAGGCCGAGGAGGAAATGGtcaagaagaaagaggaaatacTCACTCTGTTCCTGAAG GATAAGCTACAGAAGGAGCAGAGGAACAGCGGCGTGAACCTGCTGAAGCTGGACGAAGGCTGGCGGTCGATTCTGCGTCAAACTCGAGCGGCTGAACTTCGTAAAGACGTGGACGTCCTCAGACAGACGTTTGACAGACAGCTGGACGGACTAGATGATGTCATCAAG AGTCTGGGGCGGGACctgcaggaggcggagcttcagtCGGCTCAGGTGAGGCGGCTTCACCTGCAGCATGTGGAGCGTGTGAGGACGGTGCAGGACAGACATGTGacggagctgcagcagcagtgggacAACAACCTGCAACACCTGAGCTCCACCTTCAACAAAGACAG GCAGCAgatgctgagtcactgtgagCGACAGCGAGCTCAGCTGGACGACGCAGAGTTCACTCTGGAGCAGCAACACAAGAAACTGATGAATGACATCGTCAGAGTTTACAGTGACAGCATGGCGGCGTATGAGAGCGCCCACCACGACCAG ATGGCAGCTCTGGTTCTGGAGGGAAAGTCCACTCAGACGGAGAAAACCCAGAAGAACCAGCAGGTTCTGGTTCTTCTCTGTGAAGAAACTAAACTACTGGACCAAACGATCGCGGACAAGCTACGACttcaacagaagaagaaagtggtGAAAAAAGTGCAG GTGGTTGCAGAGGTCATGACCttgtctcagcagcagctgaaggaAACGTCCAGCCAGACAGAACGAGACGAGACGGACGTCGTGGACGACGTGAAGCAGAAAACGCGAGAACTTCGCGGTCAGCTGACCCGCGGTCGCTCCGCGGCAAAGAAGCGACTCGTCGATCTCAGCGTGCAGAGCGACGCTGCCACCCAGAGGCTGCAGGCGGCGGTCGTCAAG GGCGAGAGAGTTTTACGTGTCGCTGAAATGTGTCGGAAGCTGGAGAACGCCATCACGCCATGgtccaatcacagagcagagacagaggaggagggaggagctaAG GACACGTTTCCAGAGTTGCGGCGGGCGACGCGCCACGTGACCGCGGCTCTGCTGCAGCGAGACGCAGCGAGGACAGAGCGAGAGCGTCTCCGCAGGGACAACGTCCAGCTGAGGACGCTGCTGCGTCAGCACCTGGACGCCATGACGCTCAGCGACCACGCCCCCCTCACAGTAAACCacgcccccaccaccaccaccaccatggcCCCGCTGGACAGACGTCCAACTGTGGTGGAGGCGGGACACGTCGTCAGGGAGACGCTGTGA
- the LOC122783139 gene encoding 4F2 cell-surface antigen heavy chain-like: MNTEETNVDALTADEKPKDAPPPAASADADATEADVSEADLDLEEQEKLPMTGGGDGGGGGGGGGGGDGDGDGGRRRGGGEGERPEDAVYAGGDAVAEKNGSVKLKIPEEEVAEEAKFTGLSKEELLRVAGTPGWVRTRWTLLLVFWLGWFGMLAGAVLIILKAPRCRDLPQTNWWNHGPVYQVPDVHAFSHAHNLKGVEQKVHALSELKVKGVVVGPLHVAPPNDAVALRFEEVSPDVGNLEQFRSLIQAAHRKGISVVLDLTPNYQGSSGPWFSNISVTSVAERLKSALVFWLNEGVDGVQLEGVEHVSTAVPSLWTDIRAIIQNETEQRPNKRVLIGITDRSSADDVSFVLSSTGVDLLISGVLRPGDSNTTERARSIQRLYSSHDQTKLAWSLGGRTEGHLASLVGPALVRLHQLLLLTLPGTPVFNYGDEIGLMDEDTKFPRMLWDVDEWLNGTDKEQRDERFSCRRFFRSLSDLRGKERSLLFGDFVLLSNSSSSLAYLRVWDQSPRFLAAFNWAEEEAVLQLHDATLPPQAVVVLSTNSSVLPADSRVDLDDLRLGPGQAALLRFLHTE, encoded by the exons ATGAACACGGAGGAGACGAACGTGGACGCTCTCACTGCAGATGAGAAGCCGAAGGACGCGCCTCCTCCTGCGGCTTCAGCGGACGCAGACGCAACGGAGGCCGATGTGAGCGAGGCGGACCTGGACCTGGAAGAGCAAGAGAAGCTGCCGATGACCGGAGGAGgagatggtggaggaggaggaggaggaggaggaggaggagatggagatggagatggaggaagaagaagaggaggaggagaaggggagcGGCCCGAGGATGCTGTCTACGCCGGAGGAGATGCAGTGGCGGAGAAGAACGGCTCCGTGAAGCTGAAGAttccagaggaggaggtggcggaGGAGGCGAAGTTCACTGGTCTGAGCAAAGAGGAGCTGCTGCGGGTGGCGGGAACCCCGGG CTGGGTCAGGACCCGCTGGACGCTGCTGCTCGTGTTTTGGCTCGGTTGGTTTGGGATGTTGGCCGGAGCCGTCCTCATCATCCTGAAGGCGCCGCGATGTCGAGATCTGCCCCAAACCAACTGGTGGAACCACGGTCCGGTTTACCAGGTCCCTGATGTCCACGCCTTCAGCCACGCCCACAACctgaagg GTGTGGAGCAGAAGGTGCACGCCCTCTCTGAGCTGAAGGTCAAAGGTGTGGTGGTCGGGCCGCTCCACGTGGCTCCGCCCAACGATGCCGTGGCGCTGAGGTTCGAGGAAGTTTCTCCTGACGTGGGAAACCTGGAGCAGTTCAGAAGTCTCATTCAGGCCGCACAcaggaaag GTATTTCTGTGGTTCTGGATCTGACTCCAAACTATCAGGGATCATCTGGACCCTGGTTCTCCAACATCAGTGTGACCAGCGTGGCAGAGAGactgaag TCAGCTCTTGTCTTCTGGCTGAATGAAGGTGTGGATGGCGTCCAGCTGGAGGGGGTGGAGCATGTGTCCACCGCGGTGCCGTCTCTGTGGACAGACATCAGAGCCATCATCCAGAACGAGACAGAGCAGCGTCCCAACAAAAG AGTCCTGATCGGAATCACGGACCGGTCCTCGGCTGACGACGTGTCCTTCGTCCTCTCCTCCACCGGCGTCGACCTCCTCATCTCTGGCGTCCTTCGGCCCGGAGACTCCAACACCACGGAGCGCGCTCGGTCCATCCAGCGACTCTATTCGTCCCACGACCAGACCAAGCTCGCCTGGAGCCTGGGAGGACGGACCGAGGGACACCTGGCGTCGCTGGTGGGCCCGGCTCTGGTCAGACtacaccagctgctgctgctcacgcTGCCGGGGACGCCCGTCTTCAACTACGGAGACGAGATTGGTCTGATGGACGAG GACACGAAGTTTCCCAGGATGCTTTGGGATGTTGACGAGTGGCTGAACGGCACTGATAAG GAGCAGAGGGACGAGCGTTTCTCCTGTCGACGCTTTTTCCGCAGCTTGAGCGACCTGCGTGGTAAAGAGCGCTCCCTGCTGTTTGGTGACTTCGTCCTCCTCtctaactcctcctcctcgctggcGTATCTACGTGTCTGGGATCAGAGTCCACGTTTCCTGGCTGCTTTCAACTgggcggaggaggaggcggtgcTGCAGCTGCATGACGCGACGCTGCCCCCGCAGGCTGTGGTGGTGCTGAGCACCAACAGCAGCGTCCTGCCCGCAGACAGCAGAGTGGACCTGGACGACCTGCGACTGGGCCCCGGGCAGGCCGCGCTCCTCAGGTTCCTCCACACTGAATAA
- the LOC122782964 gene encoding MAM domain-containing glycosylphosphatidylinositol anchor protein 2-like: MMGSVFGFLWLLAGFLRGVSGQGVYAPPTVRIVHSAQACHVEEERYSERVYTIREGGTLELQCLITGHPRPQIGWTKTAGGASERQGDSSLFNDTLRIENINRHQGGRYYCKAENGLGSPAIRSIRVDVYYLDEPQISVHHSVGETKEHFYFERTVFLRCVANSNPPVHYSWRRGRDLLTQSSDTGVEIYEPLFTQGETKILKLKNLRPQDYADYTCIASIRSVCGIRDKSAHFRLDNRTAPPSIKLLVDDPLVVNPGETLTLVCVASTGDPPPTLSWMKHGEEELPQRGVSSGGTLTVPAVTTNDGGIYICEAFNNVGNPAKKSVSVLVRGLRKGRFWITPDPYHNDDNIQIGREVKISCQVEATPPEELQFSWLKNGRPLRSSERMVITHTDADASPGTTNLDIIDLKFTDFGTYTCVASLRSGGSPDISIDVNISSTTVPPELSVPRGRSHLIAQEGDTVDLQCLVSGKPKPIILWSRVEEGGAPAAAMAESYDGVLRINNVSRDMSGVYRCHTSQYNGFNVKPRQALITLVVQYPPVVEPVSMEIRQALGRAFSLTCHLLRAHPARLLHYEWKLGSRLLTVGELSEQSDDTVYHVRALNREGYGEYTCDITNEAGAGRCSFLVTGKAYAPEFYYDTYGALWQNRPRAYGFKLQWTQMDPGGVDRVLAYRLGIRQVGQSRWWEQEIPIEGTVHKGELLTYNLTELVTPESYLVRLTPITRYGEGDATERIITYRAPVNPHLRQFQCGFEDEALCLFTQDKTDEFDWTRHSSTTRDTKYTSNTGPSADHSGSKQGFFMYIETSRPRLQGDKARLFSPTFDLDNKSNNPPYCLTFYYHMYGKHIGTLNVFLRLKGSTVTDTSVWSLSGNQGNRWRQATVNIHPSSAFQIVMEGVRGSGVEGDIAIDDVTIEEGECKDPPPNNLRSLAPPSSPPIWQLSFTLCLALIGQQR, from the exons ATGATGGGCTCAGTGTTCGGTTTCCTGTGGTTGCTCGCCGGCTTCCTGCGGGGCGTGTCCGGCCAGGGCGTGTACG CGCCTCCTACAGTACGGATTGTTCACTCAGCTCAGGCCTGTCATGTGGAGGAGGAGCGTTACAGCGAGAGAGTTTATACCATCAGAGAGGGAGGGACGCTGGAGCTGCAGTGTCTCATCACAGGACACCCACGTCCACAG ATTGGTTGGACTAAGACAGCGGGCGGAGCTTCAGAGCGACAGGGCGACTCCTCTTTGTTCAATGACACTCTGAGGATAGAAAATATCAACCGCCACCAGGGGGGGCGCTATTACTGTAAGGCTGAGAATGGATTGGGATCACCAGCTATTCGCTCTATACGAGTGGACGTCTACt acctGGACGAGCCTCAAATCTCGGTGCATCACAGCGTTGGAGAGACTAAAGAACATTTCTACTTTGAGAGGACGGTGTTTCTTCGCTGTGTTGCCAACTCTAACCCTCCTGTCCACTACAGCTGGAGGAGAGGTCGCGACCTCCTGACCCAGAGCTCTGACACCGGGGTGGAAATCTACGAGCCGctctttactcag ggaGAGACAAAGATCCTGAAGCTGAAGAATCTCCGTCCTCAGGATTACGCTGACTACACCTGTATTGCATCCATCAGGAGTGTCTGTGGCATCAGAGACAAGAGCGCCCACTTCAGGCTGGACAACAgaacag CTCCGCCTTCTATCAAACTCCTTGTGGACGACCCCCTTGTGGTGAATCCAGGGGAAACGCTCACTCTGGTGTGCGTGGCTTCCACTGGAGACCCGCCCCCAACTCTGTCGTGGATGAAGCACGGGGAGGAGGAGCTCCCACAGAGGGGTGTGTCCAGTGGCGGCACGCTGACCGTCCCCGCTGTCACTACTAATGACGGCGGCATCTACATCTGTGAGGCGTTCAATAACGTGGGAAACCCCGCCAAGAAATCTGTCAGTGTACTGGTCCGAG GTCTTCGTAAAGGTCGGTTCTGGATCACTCCGGACCCGTACCACAACGACGACAACATCCAGATCGGTCGGGAGGTGAAGATCAGCTGCCAGGTGGAGGCCACGCCCCCGGAGGAGCTGCAGTTCAGCTGGCTGAAGAACGGCCGGCCTCTGCGCAGCTCCGAGCGCATGGTCATCACGCACACCGACGCCGACGCCTCGCCGGGAACCACCAACCTCGACATCATCGACCTGAAGTTCACAGACTTTGGCACGTACACGTGCGTGGCGTCGCTGCGGAGCGGAGGAAGTCCCGACATCAGCATCGACGTCAACATCTCGTCCACCACAG TTCCTCCAGAACTGTCTGTTCCCAGGGGGCGCTCTCACCTCATCGCTCAGGAGGGCGACACCGTGGACCTGCAGTGTCTGGTCTCAGGGAAACCCAAACCCATCATCCTCTGGTCTCGTGTGGAGGAGGGCGGGGCGCCGGCGGCGGCGATGGCGGAGAGTTACGACGGCGTCCTGAGGATCAACAACGTGAGCAGAGACATGAGCGGCGTGTACAGATGTCACACGAGTCAGTACAACGGCTTCAACGTGAAACCACGACAGGCTCTCATTACACTGGTGGTGCAGt ATCCTCCGGTGGTGGAGCCCGTCTCCATGGAGATCCGCCAGGCGCTCGGCCGCGCCTTCAGCCTCACCTGCCACCTGCTGCGAGCTCACCCCGCCCGCCTCCTGCACTACGAGTGGAAGCTGGGGTCCCGCCTCCTGACGGTGGGCGAGCTGAGCGAGCAGAGCGATGACACGGTTTACCACGTACGCGCTCTGAACCGCGAGGGCTACGGCGAGTACACCTGTGACATCACCAACGAGGCGGGGGCAGGACGCTGCTCCTTCCTGgtcacag gAAAGGCCTACGCTCCAGAGTTCTACTACGACACGTACGGCGCTCTGTGGCAGAACCGTCCCCGCGCCTACGGCTTTAAGCTTCAGTGGACTCAGATGGACCCGGGAGGCGTGGACCGGGTCCTGGCCTACAGACTCGGCATCAGACAG GTGGGTCAGTCTCGCTGGTGGGAGCAGGAGATTCCCATCGAGGGAACCgtccacaagggggagctgttGACCTATAACCTGACGGAGCTGGTCACACCTGAGTCTTACCTGGTCCGCCTCACGCCCATCACTCGCTACGGAGAAGGAGACGCCACTGAACGCATCATCACTTACAGAG CTCCTGTTAACCCACATCTCA GGCAGTTCCAGTGTGGTTTCGAGGACGAGGCGTTGTGTTTGTTCACTCAGGACAAAACTGATGAGTTTGACTGGACACGTCACAGCTCGACCACCAGAGACACCAAATACACGTCCAACACTGGACCCAGCGCTGACCACAGCGGCTCCAAAcagg GTTTCTTCATGTACATCGAGACATCGAGGCCGCGGCTACAGGGAGACAAAGCTCGACTGTTCTCACCGACCTTTGACCTGGACAACAAGAGCAACAATCCCCCATACTGTCTGACCTTCTACTACCACATGTACGGGAAACACATAG GAACTCTGAACGTGTTCCTGCGTCTCAAAGGTTCAACAGTGACTGACACATCTGTCTGGAGTCTGAGTGGTAACCAAGGGAACCGCTGGAGACAAGCCACGGTCAACATCCACCCGAGCTCCGCCTTCCAG ATCGTGATGGAGGGAGTTCGTGGTTCTGGTGTCGAGGGTGACATCGCAATCGATGATGTCACCATCGAGGAGGGCGAATGTAAAGACCCGCCTCCCAACA ATCTAAGGTCACTCGCCCCGCCTTCTTCACCTCCAATATGGCAGCTGTCTTTCACTCTGTGTCTGGCTCTGATTGGCCAGCAGAGGTGA
- the LOC122782965 gene encoding dehydrogenase/reductase SDR family member 13-like, with protein MCCSVVVLFSVVLGGLAVLTVLRRTLFARAHCTGNRAVAGKSVIITGGNTGIGKATALHLASRGARVILACRNRDKAEAAIADIQKETGSTDVVYMHLDLASLRSVRRFTESFLKTETRLDLLINNAGLVADGQTEDGFGVQLGVNHLGHFLLTCLLLERLKEAGGGRVVTLSSMAHRWGHVDCEALQVNRHLGTGRYSWQFFQAYCSSKLCNVLFTHELAKRLTGSDVTCYSVHPGIVHTELSRNVSLWQKVFIEPVARLLFLDPEAGAQTTLHCCLQEGIEPLSGRYFSCCAAQEVCARARDAAVAQRLWEVSERLCGLCDSGQTLDQPQL; from the exons atgtgttgttctgttgttgtcCTGTTCTCTGTCGTGTTGGGAGGACTcgctgtcctcactgtcctcagGCGCACGCTCTTTGCGCGCGCCCACTGCACCGGAAACAGAGCCGTGGCCGGAAAGAGCGTCATCATCACAG gaggAAACACAGGCATCGGTAAAGCCACAGCGCTGCACCTGGCCAGCAGGGGCGCCAGAGTGATCCTGGCCTGCCGGAACCGTGACAAAGCAGAGGCTGCCATCGCTGATATACAAAAG gaaacaggaagtactGATGTGGTCTATATGCACCTGGACCTGGCCTCTCTCAGATCAGTCCGCAGGTTCACTGAAAGCTTCCTGAAAACTGAGACAAGACTGGATCTACTGATCAACAATGCtg GCCTGGTTgctgatggacagacagaggacgGCTTCGGTGTCCAGTTGGGAGTGAATCACTtaggtcacttcctgttgacaTGTCTGCTGCTGGAGCGACTGAAGGAGGCGGGAGGAGGACGAGTCGTCACTCTGTCGTCCATGGCTCATCGCTGGGGACACGTCGACTGTGAG gCTCTGCAGGTGAACAGACACCTGGGCACCGGTCGATACAGCTGGCAGTTCTTCCAGGCGTACTGCAGCAGTAAACTGTGTAACGTCCTCTTCACTCACGAGCTCGCCAAGAggctgacaggaagtgatgtcacctGCTACAGCGTTCACCCCG GTATCGTGCACACAGAACTGTCCAGAAACGTCAGCCTGTGGCAGAAGGTGTTCATCGAGCCCGTGGCCCGGCTGCTGTTCCTGGACCCGGAGGCCGGAGCTCAGACCACGCTGCACTGCTGCCTGCAGGAGGGAATCGAACCTCTGAGCGGACGCTACTTCTCCTGCTGCGCCGCACAGGAAGTGTGTGCCCGGGCGCGAGACGCCGCCGTGGCCCAGAGACTGTGGGAGGTCAGCGAGAGGCTGTGTGGACTGTGTGACAGTGGACAGACGCTGGACCAGCCGCAGCTTTAA